TCTTCGATGTTGAAGGGCTTGGTCAGGTAGTCCGCGGCCCCGAGCTTCATGCACTCCACGGCTGTCTCGGCCGTGTCGTCGGCGGTCAGCATGACCACTTCGGCATCCACCTGGCGCTCCTTGAGCTCCTTCAGTACCTGCATGCCGCTTATATCGGGCAGCCGGATGTCCAGCATCGTGACGTCGGGATGCCATGATTCTATCTTCTTGACGATGTCCGTCGTGTCCGTCTCGGCCTGGATCTCGTAGCCCTCTTTCCTGAGCGAACGGGCGAGCATCTCGGCGATGAGCTCGTCGTCGTCCAGGATGAATATCCGGCCTTTCTTCTCGCTCGTGCTCACGTCCCGACGGTGCCGTTACTGTTTGCGGGAAGGTTGATGACGAATATCGAGCCCCCCTCGGGGTTGTCCGTGACGCGTATCATCCCGTGGTGCTGGTCGATAATCTGCTTGGTGATGGAGAGCCCGAGGCCCGTGCCGTCGGACTTGGTGGTGAAGAACGGCTTGAAGATGTTCTCCCTCATGGTCGCGTTGATGCCCTTGCCCGAGTCCTGTATTTCCACGACGATGGAGCCCTGTGCCTGGTCATGGTGCGCCCTGAGCAGCAGGGTGCCGTTCTCCTGCCCCTCCATGGCCTCGATGGCGTTGAGCATCAGGTTCAGAAAGGCCTGCTGAAGCTGCATCGGGTCGGCCGTTATCGGAGGAAGCCCCGGAGGGCACTCCACGCTCGTCTTGACGCGGGAGTTCTTGACCGTCAGGAGGCGGCAGGCCCGCGAAAGGACTTTCTCCATCTGCACTTCCGTAAAGTGGGGCACCTGCGGTTTGGCGAAGTTCAGGAGTCCCTTTATCAGGAGCTCGATGTGCCGGGCCTCGTCCCGGGCCCGGACCAGGATTTCCTTGTCCTCCTCCTCTACGCCGCCGTCCATGATGAGGCTTTCGATGGCCATCTTGATGGCGGCCAGGGGGTTCTTGATTTCGTGGGCGAGGCCCGCCGCCGTCTCGCCCACCATCTTCATCTGCTCGGCTCGGCGGAGGGCCTCCTCGGTGCGCTTGCGCACCGTGATGTCCCGGGCGATGTGTATGATGCCCACGAGGGCGCCGCCCGCGTCGAACCGGGGTATGCCCTCCAGCTCCAGGAGCTTTTTGATGGCGGGGTGGTAGATTTCCTCGATGACGCTGCCCCCGTCGCGCACTTTCTCCCGCGCGGGGCAGCTCTCGCAGCAGGGCTCCACGTGGGGGAAATATTCATAGCACTTCACCTCGCGGCCCTCGAGCGGCGGCAGGCTCAGAAGGGTGCGCGCGGTGCGGTTGGCGCGTACGATGTTGCAGTTGGCGTCCTGGATGGTGACCATGTCGGTGATGGTGTCGAAGGTCTCCTCCCAGTCGCGCTTGGACTGCAGGAGCATGTTCTCCATCCGCTTGCGCTCCGTGATGTCCCGGTTGAAGGCGATGACGAAGGCCTGCCCGCCCAGGTAGAAGCGCACCGCGCTCATCTCCACCGGCAGAGGGGTCCCGTCCTTTTTCAGCAGCCGGAATTCCTTCCGCGCCCAGGAGCCGGCCATGATCTGGCCGAGCATCTCCCGCATGCCCTCCGCCGAGGCCCCGTCGGCGCAGGCCAGGAGGAGGTTCGAGCCCACCAGCTCCTGCATGGCGTAGCCGTGCATCTCGGCGGCCGCCGGATTGGCGTCGACGATCCGCCCGGCAGCCCCGCCCTCGGCCTCCAGGACGAAGATGGCGTCCCGGGCGGTCTCAAAGAGAGTCCGGTAGCGCTGCTCGCTCTCGCTGCACTGGCGTATGTTTTCCTTCAGGGCGACGGACATCTCGTTGAAGGAGGTGGCCAGCTCTCCGAATTCGTCCGTAAGCCCCTGTATCTCGTGGTCTAGGTCTCCGCCGCGGATGCGCCGGGTGGCCTGAACGAGCAGGCCGATGGGGTTGGTGATGCCCCGCATGAAGACGTAGGAAAGGGCGATGGTTACCAGGGGAGCGAGCATGATGAGGCCGAAAAGGAGGTGCTTCGTCCTGTCTATCTCTTGCATCGTGACGTTAGTCTTGTCATCGAGGTTGCTGCTTGAGACGGCCGTCATGCCCTTGACGTATTCGATGAGGCCGGCCGCCTTCTCAAGGGCGACCCTCTTCTGCCGGAGCCACTCGGGCGTCCCTCCGTGCACGCCGCCGTGGATGGTAAGCACCCGGCTCAGGGGGACTTCGAAGTCTGCGACGCGCGCCTGAAGCTCATCCAGCCGCGCCTTTACCTCGGGGACATGATGGCAGTTGGTGCAGGTGTGGGCCATGCTCCGGACGATGCGGAGGTCGTTCCTCGTCTTCTGGATCTCCTCCGTCGAGACCGGCGCCAGAACGTTCAGGTCCCTTTCCATGGTGATGAGCTGAATGAGGAGGTGTTCCCGGATGATTTCCACCTGGTGCATCTCGATGATATCGCCCAGGCTGGATGTGCTCCTCTCGATGGCGACGATGATGTAGGCCCCGGCCACCAGCATGGCCAGACAGAATACACTGAGGACAACGGCTATTTTCTTTTTCATCGTTTCTTCCCCGGAGGCGGACGGTGGGGCCCCCTGTGCCTATCGCCCCGCCCATGAGAGCGCCCCTTTCCCGCAGCGGAGGGCAGCGCGGTCCGCCGGAGGCGGCACGTCTCTCTGCTGACTCTGCCAAGCGAGAAAGAAAAGCGGCCGGCCCCCCCGGTCTCCGTCACGTCGTCCGTCCGCCTATTCGTGGATGTCCTCCCTCGGGCGCCGTGCCGGAGGGAGGGCAGAAAACGCGGCGCCGGCGTCTCCGCGGCCGCCGGGCTTCCTGCTATGACGAGACCAGACGATATAGAAGAGGATGCTCTCTTTCATTCAATTCCTTCTCAAAAGCGACTCCGATGAGATGGAGGTTTTCTTCCTTCGAGACCCACACGATACGGCCCTCGAGCCTTTCCTTCATGTCCTTTCTCCCGGAGAGCGTGATATCAAGCGTCACATGAGAGCCGTTTTCCAGAGGCGTATGGGAGTACAGTCCGAGGCCGGAAGTGGAGATGTTGGCGATGGCGACGATGGTCTCGACGGGCCCTCTTTCCGGAGCGTACTTGAATCTGAGCTCCGCCACCGCGTAAAGTGGATACCTCGGGTGCTTTCGGCGTGACCGCACCCCACGGTCCCTGGGTGTCATGTCCTTCTAAAATAACTCAGATATGGGCTGAATTACAAGTCCTTTCCGCACCGGAAAGGGCCTACGGACGGGTCATTTCCGCCCGGTTGCGGAGGGGACACGCGTCTTTCAAGGGGCCCGGAGCAGCCGGAGGGGCAATGGCCGGATGGCCGCTACCGCGCTTCGTCCAGGAGGACGTGCCGCCCATCGGGTGTGCGGATGTCGGCATAGTCCCTGAAGTGCTTGTTGGTTTTCAGGAGGTCCAGGCCGAGCTCCTTCCGCCCCATGAGCCGCTGGCTCCGCCGACGTATCTCCCCTTGCGTCCTTTTCCTCGCGTCCCTGGAGGCCACGAGGATGTGGTTGCCGGACCAGGAACATCGAAAGACGTAAAGATGGGGGAAGACCCTGGCATGGGTCTCCAGCATGCTCTGGAAATGCCTGTTGCCCCGGCCGGAGATGACGTTTGAGACCAGGATGCCCCGGTCCGTGAGAATGTCCCTCGCCTGCGCGAGAAACTCCGCCGTGGCGAGATGCCGCGGGATGGCGTCCCCGAGATAGGCGTCCAGGAACACCATGTCGTACAGGGCGGAGGTCTCCTCGATGTAGCGCCTCCCGTCGGCCACGTGCACGCGCATCCTGCCGGTCTCCCTGAAAAAGAAGAACTCCTTGGCCACCTCCACCACATCGGGGTCCACTTCCACCACGTCCACCCTGGCACGGGGATAGTGGCGCTGAAAGTACCTCGGCATGGCCCCGGCCCCGATGCCCACGAAGAGGGCCGCCGCAGGGTCTTTTTCAAGGAAGGCAAGAGAGACGAAGGCCGCCCTGTTGTACTCGATGATGAGGGCATCCGGGTCCGAAAGGGAGATGCCCCCCTGCATCGCCTCCTTCCGGGCGCTGTACAGGTACCGCTCCTCTCTTCGGGGATTGTCCGCCACCACCAGGGCATGGTGATGCCGGGTGTCCCTCGAAAAGACGACTGTTTCCTGGCGTGTCTTGGACATGGGCAGTAATGCGCCCCGGGGGGCCGCTTTCCTCCATCATACTAAAACCGTCCCCTGGACGAAAGCCTCCGCCCCCGTCCGAAGCCCGGGGGGGTCTCTTCGGGCTCCAAGCAGAAAATTCCCACAGCTATGTATTTTTTCAAATAGTGGCAAGTCCTGCGGCAAAACTGACAAAAAATGTCATCCCTCGTCGTTTCCCCGGAAACAACCCTCTGAAAAATCGCGGCGTATCGCGGAGTGTCGTTTTGGCACACAATATGCTTCAGGCGAAGCCGGTGTGCTGATTTGGCAGAGTGACAGGGCCGTATGGATGAAAAGAGAGAAAAGAGGGCTATCCATTGACACGAAAGATTGTCGTTTTGGGCGTCGCTCTGGCGGCCGCGATGCTCCTGGGGGGCTGCGAGACCCTGAAGAGCTCCAAGCCGGTCATCCCCATCGAGGAGTACGAGCATCTCATCGTGGGGAGGCTGGACGCCAACTACGTGGGCACGGACAACTGCCTTTCGGCGTGCCACTACCACGACGAGATTCGCCGGCATTTCGAGGGCAGCACCATGGGCGCGCAGCTTTCATCGAAATCCGGCATGCCCCTTGTGGACTGCGAGTCCTGTCACGGGCCGGGGAGCCTGGCCATCGAGGGCCTCACCCCCAAAAAGGTGGCCGCCGACCGGGCCAAGGGCATCCAGACGGCTTGCGACTATAAGACGTTCATTCAGCTGAAGGAGCTTCCGCCCACCGCGCAGTCCCTACTCTGCCTGAAGTGCCACTCGCACAACGCGACCTTCAACCTGCACAACTGGAACGCCGGCGTCCATGCGGTGGCCGGGGTAAGCTGCTTCAACTGCCACGACATTCACAAGGGGGCCGACCTCATGGTCTCCCCGCGGGAGACCATGGACATGTGCACCCAATGCCACCAGGACGTCAAAGCAAAGCTCTCCCTGAGGAGCCACCATCCGGTCAAGGAGCAGCGGGTCTTCTGCACCGACTGCCATAACCCCCACGGCACGGTGAATGCCAAGCTGCTTCGAGAAGAGACGGTCAAGGACACCTGCACCCGGTGCCACGGGGAGGTGGAAGGGCCCTTTGTCTTTGAGCACGCCGACGTGACCGAGGACTGCCTCAGGTGCCACAGGCCCCACGGGTCCATGAACAACAACCTGCTCATCACCCAGGAGACCTTCCTCTGCATGCAATGCCACGTGAGCCACAACACATCGCGGCTGGACACCGCGGAGAGGCGGGCGACCTTCTATACCCGGTGCACGGACTGCCATTCGCAGATACACGGCACCGACATCCCCTCCGCCAGCGGGACAGGGAGGTTCATACAATGAGAGCCATCGGGAAATTCCTCGTCCTTCTCACGGTGTTTCTTGCCTTCGCGGTGCCGTCCCCCGCACAAGAGGGGACGGACACGGACATGACAGAGCTGGAGGCCATCCTCTCGGGCGAGGCGGAGGTCGCGGTCTACCGGTTCCCGGAGATCCCACCCGAGTTTTCCCTCAAGGCGGGCTACCGCTTCGTGGAGCACTCCGACAGCCCCAGCGCCATCGATTACGTATACCTGAAGGACTCGGTGGTCCTGGGCGGCTCGGCCCGTTTCTTCGAGTTTCCCCACCGGGCCTACCTCGTGTTTGACTGGACGAACGAGAAGGACTACTTCGGCGACCTCCGGTACGCCTATGGGGACCTTTTCCTTGCCCGCTGGGTAACCAGGAGCGTTTTCCACAATACCGAGAACGTAATCCTTCGCGACCTCGACCCCTCCACCGGCTCCCCCGGCGTCATCCGCCGGGACGCCGGGGAGGAGTACGGCGTCCGGACGGGGGTGGACGACGTCACCGTGCGCCTGAAGGCCCCGGGCTATCCGGCCCATGCGCTGTTCCGCTACTGGTCGGTGGGCAAGAAGGGCGATGAGCAGCTGAGAGACCTCCTCGGTTCGGGCTTCCTCTTTGTCGATGTGAAGCGGGCCTCTCAAAGGCGCGACGTCGATTGGCAGACCCAGATATATTCGGCAGGGGCCAACAGCCACCTGGGGCCGGTGGAGGTGCAATACGTCCACGACGAGAAACGCTTCGGCCCCGACGGGGACAAAGTCCTCTTCGATTCCTACTCCGCAACACCCATCAGGCCGGCGGGCACCTTCCCCCATAGCCTCGTGCCCGAGTTCAAGGGCTCCTCCGACACGGTAGAGTTCCACTCCTCCTATACCGGGAAGATTGTCGCCTCCGGCACCGTCTCCCACAAAGAGAGGGAGAACGAGACCAGCGGTGCAACGGCGGACTACATGGCCGGTTCGGCCCAGGTGACCTTTATGCCCTGGACCAGGCTTGCCTTCTATATGAGATACCGCTACGCCCGGAAGGACACCGACATCCCCCGCACGGTGAGCATCGTGGACCTCTCGGACTCCACAAACACCTTCACGGGGCATGCCAAGCCGCCCGTGGACGCGACCACCAACACCCTTACCCTCACGGCCCGCTGCCGGGCCACGAAACAAGCGACCATGCGGGTGCGGTACACCTTCGAGAACGTGGACCGGAAAAACGCTTCTTTCTGGGAATTGCCCGACCGCACGCAGAAGAACTCCCTCAGGGCCTCCCTGGACGTGCGCCCGGCAAGGAGCCTGGACCTTGCCCTGCACTACGACATCCTGGGCATCGACGACCCCGCCTACGGCAGCGACCCCAGCTTCGC
This is a stretch of genomic DNA from Nitrospirota bacterium. It encodes these proteins:
- a CDS encoding PAS domain S-box protein, encoding MKKKIAVVLSVFCLAMLVAGAYIIVAIERSTSSLGDIIEMHQVEIIREHLLIQLITMERDLNVLAPVSTEEIQKTRNDLRIVRSMAHTCTNCHHVPEVKARLDELQARVADFEVPLSRVLTIHGGVHGGTPEWLRQKRVALEKAAGLIEYVKGMTAVSSSNLDDKTNVTMQEIDRTKHLLFGLIMLAPLVTIALSYVFMRGITNPIGLLVQATRRIRGGDLDHEIQGLTDEFGELATSFNEMSVALKENIRQCSESEQRYRTLFETARDAIFVLEAEGGAAGRIVDANPAAAEMHGYAMQELVGSNLLLACADGASAEGMREMLGQIMAGSWARKEFRLLKKDGTPLPVEMSAVRFYLGGQAFVIAFNRDITERKRMENMLLQSKRDWEETFDTITDMVTIQDANCNIVRANRTARTLLSLPPLEGREVKCYEYFPHVEPCCESCPAREKVRDGGSVIEEIYHPAIKKLLELEGIPRFDAGGALVGIIHIARDITVRKRTEEALRRAEQMKMVGETAAGLAHEIKNPLAAIKMAIESLIMDGGVEEEDKEILVRARDEARHIELLIKGLLNFAKPQVPHFTEVQMEKVLSRACRLLTVKNSRVKTSVECPPGLPPITADPMQLQQAFLNLMLNAIEAMEGQENGTLLLRAHHDQAQGSIVVEIQDSGKGINATMRENIFKPFFTTKSDGTGLGLSITKQIIDQHHGMIRVTDNPEGGSIFVINLPANSNGTVGT
- a CDS encoding PilZ domain-containing protein is translated as MTPRDRGVRSRRKHPRYPLYAVAELRFKYAPERGPVETIVAIANISTSGLGLYSHTPLENGSHVTLDITLSGRKDMKERLEGRIVWVSKEENLHLIGVAFEKELNEREHPLLYRLVSS
- a CDS encoding fused MFS/spermidine synthase, yielding MSKTRQETVVFSRDTRHHHALVVADNPRREERYLYSARKEAMQGGISLSDPDALIIEYNRAAFVSLAFLEKDPAAALFVGIGAGAMPRYFQRHYPRARVDVVEVDPDVVEVAKEFFFFRETGRMRVHVADGRRYIEETSALYDMVFLDAYLGDAIPRHLATAEFLAQARDILTDRGILVSNVISGRGNRHFQSMLETHARVFPHLYVFRCSWSGNHILVASRDARKRTQGEIRRRSQRLMGRKELGLDLLKTNKHFRDYADIRTPDGRHVLLDEAR
- a CDS encoding DmsE family decaheme c-type cytochrome, producing the protein MTRKIVVLGVALAAAMLLGGCETLKSSKPVIPIEEYEHLIVGRLDANYVGTDNCLSACHYHDEIRRHFEGSTMGAQLSSKSGMPLVDCESCHGPGSLAIEGLTPKKVAADRAKGIQTACDYKTFIQLKELPPTAQSLLCLKCHSHNATFNLHNWNAGVHAVAGVSCFNCHDIHKGADLMVSPRETMDMCTQCHQDVKAKLSLRSHHPVKEQRVFCTDCHNPHGTVNAKLLREETVKDTCTRCHGEVEGPFVFEHADVTEDCLRCHRPHGSMNNNLLITQETFLCMQCHVSHNTSRLDTAERRATFYTRCTDCHSQIHGTDIPSASGTGRFIQ
- a CDS encoding MtrB/PioB family outer membrane beta-barrel protein — protein: MRAIGKFLVLLTVFLAFAVPSPAQEGTDTDMTELEAILSGEAEVAVYRFPEIPPEFSLKAGYRFVEHSDSPSAIDYVYLKDSVVLGGSARFFEFPHRAYLVFDWTNEKDYFGDLRYAYGDLFLARWVTRSVFHNTENVILRDLDPSTGSPGVIRRDAGEEYGVRTGVDDVTVRLKAPGYPAHALFRYWSVGKKGDEQLRDLLGSGFLFVDVKRASQRRDVDWQTQIYSAGANSHLGPVEVQYVHDEKRFGPDGDKVLFDSYSATPIRPAGTFPHSLVPEFKGSSDTVEFHSSYTGKIVASGTVSHKERENETSGATADYMAGSAQVTFMPWTRLAFYMRYRYARKDTDIPRTVSIVDLSDSTNTFTGHAKPPVDATTNTLTLTARCRATKQATMRVRYTFENVDRKNASFWELPDRTQKNSLRASLDVRPARSLDLALHYDILGIDDPAYGSDPSFAQQAGASATWTPRGGSSVFLTYTLRDENRDSLRVAGAPQAGQRDVLKHLATVGTTVQVLRNLAVSLGYTFMYNDYKQDVVFDDLMGAAQVAPDTKYEEEAHVATASLAYSPLQWLGLSADASYTRSDGDIRAGSVDLREPLPLSALVDFGLSETYLAGAAEFRLPRGFALRASFEYIDVQKLDDNPNNDVFDGDAQIAMFTVSRQWK